A single Anatilimnocola floriformis DNA region contains:
- a CDS encoding recombinase family protein produces the protein MLVTKFDLYIPHRVVIYLRMSQEGQNPRSPEQQDAVIRELMKRLGLPWIVVAVYRDDFISARFTRKRPNFQRMMKDLKTGVVQASLVLVDTFERLTRADNGDAIRDSLRRIGVLVLTANSNFTDPTSSSGRALSAFEALRASEDGKVKAHNVLRGKRDAVRLKQWPGGAAPFGYYLEAVFKTENGLQVIAYRIPKPNPATKWIVEEIFRLADELGYGTSRIAKALNNDPRIPDDLKPFHPATVGEILDNEMHIGDYIWGKCCTGIVDEVRKKDPLPKEEWLHITGFCEPIIDRERWDRVQALRQARRDKCPKKPKALPAIAGLASPGIALKYPLTGLVFCAHCQRRMNPQSSSEYQSVSGDVRRYVHYGCTGLAGGSATIESEFLRNGSAKPWYPSCDPVSSSTTVVLPVPDCWSLSRWFAANLSRM, from the coding sequence ATGTTGGTCACGAAGTTCGATCTTTACATTCCACATCGCGTCGTGATCTACCTGCGGATGTCGCAGGAAGGTCAGAATCCACGTTCGCCCGAGCAGCAGGATGCGGTCATCAGAGAATTGATGAAGCGGTTGGGCTTGCCTTGGATAGTCGTTGCAGTCTATCGGGACGACTTCATCTCGGCTCGCTTCACGCGCAAGCGGCCGAATTTTCAGCGCATGATGAAGGATCTCAAAACCGGCGTTGTTCAAGCCAGTCTTGTTCTCGTCGATACCTTCGAACGCTTGACGCGCGCCGACAACGGCGATGCGATTCGCGATTCGTTGCGAAGAATCGGAGTCCTGGTCCTCACCGCCAACTCGAACTTTACCGACCCGACATCCTCAAGTGGCCGGGCGCTTTCGGCATTTGAAGCTCTCCGCGCAAGTGAAGATGGGAAAGTCAAGGCTCACAATGTCCTGCGTGGCAAGCGGGACGCCGTGCGGCTCAAGCAATGGCCAGGTGGAGCTGCACCGTTTGGCTATTACCTGGAAGCCGTCTTCAAGACCGAGAATGGCCTGCAAGTAATCGCCTATCGCATCCCGAAACCAAATCCGGCGACGAAATGGATCGTCGAGGAGATTTTTCGGTTGGCTGACGAGTTGGGTTACGGCACGAGCCGCATCGCAAAGGCTCTTAACAATGATCCCCGGATCCCCGACGACCTGAAGCCATTCCATCCGGCAACCGTGGGTGAGATTCTTGATAACGAGATGCATATTGGCGACTACATTTGGGGCAAGTGCTGCACGGGGATTGTTGATGAAGTCCGCAAAAAAGATCCACTGCCTAAAGAAGAGTGGCTGCATATCACCGGGTTCTGTGAACCGATTATCGACCGCGAGCGCTGGGATCGGGTTCAAGCCCTGCGGCAAGCCCGCCGGGATAAGTGCCCGAAGAAACCCAAGGCTCTGCCCGCGATTGCCGGGCTTGCAAGTCCCGGCATCGCTCTCAAGTACCCCTTAACGGGGTTGGTTTTCTGCGCCCATTGCCAGCGACGGATGAATCCCCAGTCGAGTTCGGAATACCAGAGCGTTTCGGGCGATGTGCGTCGCTACGTCCACTACGGTTGCACGGGGCTGGCAGGGGGCTCTGCGACAATCGAAAGCGAATTCCTGAGGAATGGCTCCGCGAAACCGTGGTATCCCTCATGCGATCCCGTCTCCAGCTCGACGACTGTGGTCCTGCCAGTACCAGATTGCTGGAGTTTGTCGAGATGGTTCGCCGCGAACTTGAGTCGCATGTAG
- a CDS encoding helix-turn-helix domain-containing protein — translation MADDFLQPRDAARRLGITVTTLYDWLSQSDYGLLKIRGERVTVDYLQAGPAGHGRIRIAESEVQRLLELMRVKPKRIVARKPPIQRTAFPGITVPLGRPDQT, via the coding sequence ATGGCCGACGATTTCCTGCAACCGCGCGACGCTGCGCGTCGCTTAGGGATCACGGTCACGACCCTATATGACTGGCTTAGCCAATCGGACTATGGGTTACTTAAAATTCGCGGGGAGCGCGTCACCGTTGACTACTTGCAAGCAGGCCCAGCGGGCCATGGACGGATTCGCATTGCGGAAAGCGAAGTGCAGCGACTGCTCGAATTGATGCGAGTGAAACCGAAACGTATCGTGGCTCGAAAACCGCCGATTCAGCGAACAGCTTTCCCTGGCATTACGGTTCCCCTGGGCCGGCCGGATCAAACGTAG